GGCGCTGCCTGGCGCGGTCCGACGCGACGAAGGCGCCCGACACCACCGAGATGCGCCGATGCCCGGCAGCGATCAGCGTCTCGACGCCGGCGCGCGCGCTGACGCGGTTGTCCACCGATACCGAATAGCGTTTGCCCCGGCGCGCTGCCTGGTTGTACGCCAGGACATAGGGCACGCCTTCGGCATCCAGCTGTTCCAGCACCGCGCTGCGGGCGGCATCGGCCACCGTCAGCACCATGCCGTCGACGCGGTGACGCAGCAGATATTCAATCCGCTCGCGTTCGCGGGCCGGGTCGTAGCGGCTGGTCACCAGCATCAGCGAATAGCCTTGGGCCAGCGCCGCCTCCTCGATGCCGCGCCAGCATTCGGCAAACACGGCATTCTCGAGCGTCGGCAGCATGACCCCCACGATGCGCGAGCGCTGGGCCCGGAGCTTGGCACCCAGCAGGTTGGGGCGGAAGCCAAGCTCGCCCGCCGCCTGCAATACGCGCCCGGCGGTATCCTGGCGGACCATCTCCGGATTGCTGAACACGCGCGAGGCGGTCGCCAGCGACACGCCCGCGGCCCTGGCGACATTCACCAGAGTCGCGCCATTGGATGGCGCGGGCGGAGCGGCGAGGGCGGTGGCATTGCGGGGCATTAGGCAGGAATCGGGATCAGTGCAGGAGTTGGTGCCTGAAGTTTGTGCGGAAGAAAATGAAAACGTTTTCATTCAAGCCGCAAAAAAACGGGTGTCAAGGACAACCGTTGGTGCGGTGCGCCGCAAAACCGCCGGCGGGGCCATGCGAGTGGCGCGGAAGGCCGAACGAGGGCGATTGTGCGGGGCGCAAGTGACAGCGGGATGACACTAGTCACGAGGGACCAGCCACGGATCCTTCGCGTGATTGGCTGCAGCTAAGGTGATGGAGGCCCGCTTCGAGACCAAATTTAAACGTGTCCCCGTCTTGCGCTGGTACGGGAACATGCGCTATAGTTCGGCCTCTTTGCTGCGGCGCAGGTACGAAAGCAGGCTGCAGCAGGCACCGACACAGGAGTGGTAGTTCAGTCGGTTAGAATACCGGCCTGTCACGCCGGGGGTCGCGGGTTCGAGTCCCGTCCACTCCGCCAGTACCAAGAAGCGCCCGCAATCGCGGGCGTTTTTCATTTGTGGCTCATGTTCGCCACCCTGCACAAAGGGCGCTTGCCCGCCGGCTCCTGATAGAATCGTGGAGTTTGTCTTTCGTGCCAATCCACTACCCGAATCCGCATGCTTGATTTCGTACGCAACAACCGGCGCCTGATGCTCTTGCTGCTGCTGGTGCTTGTTTTCCCGTCGTTCGTGTTCTTCGGCGTGGAAAGCTATTCGCGCTTCATGGACAGCTCGCACGATGCCGCCAAGGTCGACGGCCGGGCCATCAGCGTGCAGGAGGTCGACAACGTCGTGCGCGACCAGAGCGAGCGCGCGCGCCAGATCCTGGGCGCCAACTATGATCCGCGCCAGTTCGAGGGTCCCGAGGCACGCAAGGCCGTGCTCGAGCAGCTGATCCAGCAACGCGTGATGGCCAATGCGGTGGCCAGCGAACACCTGACGGTGTCGGATGCCAAGCTGCTCGAAGAAATCAGCAGCCTGCCGGCGATCGCGCAGCTGCCGCGGGGCAAGGACGGCAAGATCGACGATAAGGCCTACCTGCAGCTGCTGCAGTCGCAGGGCATGACGCCCGAACAGTTCGATGCGCGCATGCGCTTCGAGCTGGCCATGCAGCAGCTGGGCGCATCGGTTGCCGCGACGGCGTTCGTGCCGAAGTCGCTGATCGAGCGACTGATGGCGGCGCGCGACCAGCAGCGCGACGTGCAGGCGCTGCTGTTCAAGCCGGCCGGCTACACCGCCAAGGTCCAGCCCGATGCCGCCGCGCTGAAGGCTTACTATGACAGCCACCAGCAGGACTTCTCGGTGCCGGAGCAGGCCAAGGTGGAATACCTGGTGCTGTCGGGCGAGGCCCTGGCGGCGTCGCAGGCGGTGACGCCGGAAGAGCTGAAGTCGTACTACGAAAGCAATATCGCGCGCTTCCGCGTCGACGAGCAGCGCCGCGCCAGCCATATCCTGATCAGCGCGCCGAAGGATGCGCCGGCCGCGCAGCGCCAGGCCGCCAAGGACAAGGCCACCAAGCTGCTGGAAGAGGTGCGCAAGCATCCGGACACCTTCGCCGACGTGGCGCGCAAGAACTCGCAAGACCCGGGCTCGGCCGAGAAGGGCGGCGACCTTGGCTTCATGGGCCGCGGCGCGCTGGTCAAGCCGTTCGAGGACGCCATGTACGCGCTCAAGGAAGGCCAGATCAGCGACGTGGTCGAAACCGACTTCGGCTACCACATCATCAAGCTGACCGGCACCAAGCCCGCGGAAACGCGGCCGCTGGAGGCCGTGCGCACCGAGCTGGAAGCCGAACTGCGCAAGCAGTTCGCCGACAAGAAGTTTGCCGAGCAGGCCGATGCCTTCGGCAATACCGTCTACGAGCAGGCCGACAGCCTCAAGCCCGCCGCCGACAAGTTCAAGCTGACCATCCAGACCGCCGACAAGGTCACGCGCCAGCCGAATCCGGCGCTGGGCGCGCAGAGCCCGCTGAACAACGAGAAGCTTCTCAAGGCGCTGTTCAGCGACGACGCCATCAAGAACAAGCGCAACACCGAAGCCGTGCAGGTTGCGCCGAACACGCTGGTGGCCGCCCGCATCGTCGCGTACCGCCCGGCGACCGTGCGCAAGTTCGAGGAAGTCGAAGCCCAGGTGCGCGAAGGCTATATCGCGCAGCAGGCCGCGGCGCTGGCGCGCAAGGATGGCGAGGCCCGCCTGGCCGCGCTGAAGCAGGCCGACAGCGCCGAGGGCTTTGGCCCGGTGCAGACGGTATCGCGCACCAAGGCCGACGGCATGACGCCGCAGGCAGTGGAAGCCGTAATGCGCGCCGATGCCGCCAAGCTGCCGGCGCTGGTGGGTGTGGACCTGGGTGCGCAGGGCTACGCGGTCTATCGCATCACCAAGGTCAGCCAGCCGGCACAGGCCAATCCGGCCCAGCGCCAGGCCGCGGCACAGCAACTGGCGCAGCTGGCCGGCCAGAGCGACCTGCAGGCCTTCTATGAAAGCCTGAAGGCCCGCGCCAAGGTCAAGATGCTGGCCCCCGCAGGCGCGACGCAAGGGCAAGGCGCCGAGTAATCCGCGCCGCCCCGCGCCACGCCGGGCACGCCGGAAACAAGAACCCCTGCCAATGTGGCAGGGGTTTTTTTGTGGTTAATCGCCGCATTGCA
The window above is part of the Cupriavidus taiwanensis LMG 19424 genome. Proteins encoded here:
- a CDS encoding LacI family DNA-binding transcriptional regulator yields the protein MPRNATALAAPPAPSNGATLVNVARAAGVSLATASRVFSNPEMVRQDTAGRVLQAAGELGFRPNLLGAKLRAQRSRIVGVMLPTLENAVFAECWRGIEEAALAQGYSLMLVTSRYDPARERERIEYLLRHRVDGMVLTVADAARSAVLEQLDAEGVPYVLAYNQAARRGKRYSVSVDNRVSARAGVETLIAAGHRRISVVSGAFVASDRARQRHMGYQDAMRAHGLQPLPPLSLPAHTPTHTPAEVERIRQFVTAPSAPTALFCTNDMLAIGVISILKRLGLSVPGDVSVLGYDGIELGQLLEPPLSTVAQPNNEIGARALGCLLARLAPASAGAAPAPRLPRATLLPHALREGATVGPPA
- a CDS encoding SurA N-terminal domain-containing protein, with the protein product MLDFVRNNRRLMLLLLLVLVFPSFVFFGVESYSRFMDSSHDAAKVDGRAISVQEVDNVVRDQSERARQILGANYDPRQFEGPEARKAVLEQLIQQRVMANAVASEHLTVSDAKLLEEISSLPAIAQLPRGKDGKIDDKAYLQLLQSQGMTPEQFDARMRFELAMQQLGASVAATAFVPKSLIERLMAARDQQRDVQALLFKPAGYTAKVQPDAAALKAYYDSHQQDFSVPEQAKVEYLVLSGEALAASQAVTPEELKSYYESNIARFRVDEQRRASHILISAPKDAPAAQRQAAKDKATKLLEEVRKHPDTFADVARKNSQDPGSAEKGGDLGFMGRGALVKPFEDAMYALKEGQISDVVETDFGYHIIKLTGTKPAETRPLEAVRTELEAELRKQFADKKFAEQADAFGNTVYEQADSLKPAADKFKLTIQTADKVTRQPNPALGAQSPLNNEKLLKALFSDDAIKNKRNTEAVQVAPNTLVAARIVAYRPATVRKFEEVEAQVREGYIAQQAAALARKDGEARLAALKQADSAEGFGPVQTVSRTKADGMTPQAVEAVMRADAAKLPALVGVDLGAQGYAVYRITKVSQPAQANPAQRQAAAQQLAQLAGQSDLQAFYESLKARAKVKMLAPAGATQGQGAE